The Candidatus Binatota bacterium DNA window CCTGATGGGCGACCTCACGCTGTTTACCGACGCCATACTACGCAACTTTGAGCTCTACAAGCCGGTCATCTGCGCGGTGAACGGTCGCGCGCTGGGCGGCGGCACCGAGATCATGCAGGCCACCGACCTCAGGGTGGCCTCGGACAACGCCGTGTTCGGCACGCCCGAGGCCCGCGTCGGACTGCTGCCCGGTGGCGGTTCGCTCACCCGCCTTGCGCGACAGGTGCCGTGGGCGCGGGCGATGGAGATACTCATGCTGGGCGAGCCCTTCGATGCAGCCACGGCCCTGGACATGGGACTGCTCAACTACGTCGTGCCCCGCGGCGAAGCCTTGAAGCGCGCGCTCGAACTGGCCGCCGTGCTGGCCGACTGCGGTCCGCTGGCGGTACGAAAAATCAAGGAGGGCATCCTGCGCTCAAGCGGACTGCCGCTGGCCGATGCTTTCAAGATAGAAGACGAGGTGTCGATGGCCGTGATGACTTCAAAGGACGCGCGCGAAGGCCCGCGCGCCTTCAAGGAAAAACGCAAGCCGCTGTTCACCGGGGAGTAGCCCGGCAAATCAGCGCCGGGCTGTCAGTCGGCCGGGCGGGCGAAAGGAAGAGC harbors:
- a CDS encoding crotonase/enoyl-CoA hydratase family protein (Catalyzes the reversible hydration of unsaturated fatty acyl-CoA to beta-hydroxyacyl-CoA), with the translated sequence MSEEAHLLVERRRDGVMVLTMNRPGARNALSPQMLVLMAEAWHEYRDNSDLRVAILTGAGDEDFCAGGDLKLTMPLITGARQPEDDWDHRLMGDLTLFTDAILRNFELYKPVICAVNGRALGGGTEIMQATDLRVASDNAVFGTPEARVGLLPGGGSLTRLARQVPWARAMEILMLGEPFDAATALDMGLLNYVVPRGEALKRALELAAVLADCGPLAVRKIKEGILRSSGLPLADAFKIEDEVSMAVMTSKDAREGPRAFKEKRKPLFTGE